In Litoribacterium kuwaitense, the following are encoded in one genomic region:
- the fusA gene encoding elongation factor G, which yields MAREFSLQNTRNIGIMAHIDAGKTTTTERILFYTGRIHKIGETHEGASQMDWMAQEQERGITITSAATTAQWKGHRVNIIDTPGHVDFTVEVERSLRVLDGAVAVLDAQSGVEPQTETVWRQATTYGVPRIVFINKMDKIGADFLYSTGTLHERLQANAHPIQLPIGAEDNFEGIIDLVEMKAYYYEDDLGTRSNDTEIPEDMKELAEEHHGKLIEAVAEFDEELMMKYLEGEEIEVAELKAAIRKATLNVEFYPVCCGSAFKNKGVQLVLDAVIDYLPAPVDVPPIKGFVPGSEEEVTREASDEGPFSALAFKVMTDPYVGKLTFFRVYSGTLDSGTYIKNSTKDKRERVGRILQMHANSREEISTVYAGDIAAAVGLKDTGTGDTLCDEKNLVILESMQFPEPVIDVAIEPKSKADQDKMSIALVKLAEEDPTFRTETNAETGQTIISGMGELHLDIIVDRLKREFKVEATVGAPQVSYRETFRSEAEVEGKFVRQSGGRGQYGHVWVRFEPLEEGAGFEFENKIVGGSVPREYIPAVQSGLEDALNNGPLAGYPMVDIKATLFDGSYHDVDSNEMAFKIAASMALKNAKSKCSPVLLEPLMKVEVIVPEEYMGDIMGDITSRRGRVEGMGARGNAQVINAFVPLSEMFGYATALRSNTQGRGVYTMHFDHYEEVPKSVAEEIIKKNTGE from the coding sequence ATGGCCAGAGAGTTCTCATTGCAGAATACTCGTAACATCGGCATTATGGCTCACATCGATGCTGGAAAAACGACGACCACCGAACGCATTCTTTTCTACACCGGGCGTATTCACAAAATCGGTGAAACGCACGAAGGTGCATCACAGATGGACTGGATGGCGCAGGAGCAGGAACGTGGTATTACAATCACGTCTGCTGCTACAACAGCCCAGTGGAAAGGGCACCGCGTAAACATCATTGATACACCAGGGCACGTAGACTTCACAGTTGAAGTAGAACGTTCTTTGCGTGTACTAGATGGCGCAGTTGCTGTTCTGGATGCCCAATCAGGTGTAGAGCCACAAACGGAAACCGTCTGGCGCCAGGCGACTACTTACGGTGTTCCCCGGATCGTATTCATTAACAAAATGGATAAGATCGGAGCAGATTTTCTTTATTCTACTGGTACGCTTCATGAGCGTCTTCAAGCAAATGCTCATCCAATTCAGCTGCCAATTGGTGCCGAGGACAATTTTGAGGGAATCATCGATCTTGTAGAAATGAAAGCTTACTACTATGAAGATGATTTAGGAACTCGCTCCAATGATACTGAGATTCCTGAGGATATGAAAGAACTTGCCGAAGAGCATCATGGTAAGCTCATTGAAGCAGTGGCTGAGTTTGATGAAGAGTTGATGATGAAGTACCTTGAAGGTGAAGAAATTGAAGTGGCTGAACTCAAAGCAGCGATCCGTAAAGCAACATTGAATGTTGAATTCTACCCAGTATGTTGTGGATCAGCCTTTAAAAATAAAGGTGTACAGCTTGTGTTAGACGCAGTCATTGATTACTTGCCGGCTCCTGTAGACGTACCTCCAATTAAAGGGTTCGTTCCAGGTTCTGAAGAGGAAGTGACTCGCGAAGCAAGCGACGAAGGACCTTTCTCTGCTTTAGCCTTTAAAGTAATGACCGACCCTTATGTTGGGAAATTAACATTCTTCCGCGTATACTCTGGTACTCTTGATTCCGGAACTTATATCAAGAACTCTACGAAAGATAAAAGAGAACGTGTCGGTCGAATTCTACAAATGCACGCGAACTCTCGTGAAGAGATCTCGACAGTTTACGCTGGAGATATCGCAGCTGCTGTTGGTTTAAAAGACACAGGGACTGGTGACACGCTTTGTGACGAGAAAAACCTCGTTATCCTAGAGTCTATGCAATTCCCTGAGCCTGTAATCGATGTAGCCATCGAGCCAAAATCTAAAGCTGACCAAGACAAGATGTCGATCGCACTTGTGAAATTGGCTGAGGAAGATCCAACCTTCAGAACTGAAACGAACGCAGAAACAGGACAGACGATTATTTCCGGAATGGGTGAGCTTCACCTAGACATTATCGTTGATCGTCTGAAGCGTGAGTTTAAAGTTGAAGCTACAGTTGGTGCACCTCAAGTTTCATATCGTGAAACCTTCCGCAGCGAAGCTGAGGTTGAAGGTAAGTTTGTCCGTCAGTCCGGTGGACGTGGACAATACGGTCACGTATGGGTTCGTTTCGAACCACTTGAAGAAGGTGCTGGCTTCGAATTTGAAAACAAAATCGTCGGTGGTTCAGTACCACGTGAATACATCCCAGCTGTTCAATCAGGTTTAGAAGATGCGTTAAATAATGGTCCACTTGCCGGATATCCGATGGTTGACATTAAGGCGACGCTCTTCGACGGATCATACCACGATGTTGACTCAAACGAGATGGCGTTTAAAATTGCTGCTTCTATGGCATTGAAAAACGCTAAATCGAAATGTAGCCCAGTTCTTCTTGAGCCGTTGATGAAAGTTGAAGTCATCGTTCCTGAAGAGTATATGGGTGATATTATGGGCGATATTACATCTCGACGTGGCCGCGTTGAAGGTATGGGTGCACGTGGAAACGCACAAGTCATCAATGCTTTCGTACCACTATCTGAAATGTTCGGTTATGCAACAGCACTTCGCTCTAACACGCAAGGCCGCGGTGTTTACACAATGCACTTTGACCACTATGAAGAAGTGCCAAAGAGCGTTGCTGAAGAGATCATTAAAAAAAATACCGGTGAATAA
- the tuf gene encoding elongation factor Tu has translation MAKEKFDRSKSHCNIGTIGHVDHGKTTLTAAISSVLHKKSGKGSAMAYDQIDGAPEERERGITISTAHVEYETDSRHYAHVDCPGHADYVKNMITGAAQMDGGILVVSAADGPMPQTREHILLSRNVGVPALVVFLNKCDMVDDEELLELVEMEVRDLLSEYDFPGDDIPVIKGSALKALEGEAEWEEKIVELMAAVDEYIPTPERDTDKPFMMPVEDVFSITGRGTVATGRVERGEVKVGDEVEILGIKEAKKTTVTGVEMFRKLLDYAEAGDNIGALLRGVAREDIERGQVLAKPGSITPHTNFKAEVYVLSKEEGGRHTPFFTNYRPQFYFRTTDVTGVVHLPEGVEMVMPGDNVEMTVELISPIAIEDGTRFSIREGGRTVGSGVVSTIIK, from the coding sequence ATGGCTAAAGAAAAATTCGACCGTTCCAAGTCACACTGTAACATTGGAACAATCGGTCACGTTGACCATGGTAAAACTACACTTACAGCTGCAATCTCTTCTGTTCTTCACAAGAAATCTGGTAAAGGGTCAGCAATGGCTTATGACCAAATTGACGGTGCTCCAGAAGAGCGTGAGCGCGGAATTACAATCTCTACAGCTCACGTAGAGTATGAAACAGATAGTCGTCACTATGCACACGTAGATTGCCCAGGACACGCAGACTATGTTAAGAACATGATCACTGGCGCTGCACAAATGGACGGCGGTATCCTTGTCGTATCTGCTGCAGACGGACCTATGCCACAAACACGTGAGCACATTCTTCTTTCTCGTAACGTTGGTGTGCCTGCACTTGTTGTGTTCTTGAACAAGTGTGACATGGTTGACGACGAAGAGCTTCTTGAACTAGTAGAGATGGAAGTTCGTGACCTTCTTTCTGAATACGACTTCCCTGGCGATGACATCCCTGTTATCAAAGGTTCTGCTTTGAAAGCTCTTGAAGGCGAAGCTGAATGGGAAGAAAAAATTGTTGAATTGATGGCTGCTGTTGATGAGTACATCCCAACTCCAGAGCGCGACACTGACAAGCCTTTCATGATGCCTGTTGAGGACGTATTCTCAATCACAGGTCGTGGTACAGTTGCGACTGGACGTGTAGAGCGTGGAGAAGTAAAAGTCGGTGACGAAGTTGAAATTCTTGGTATTAAAGAAGCTAAGAAAACAACAGTTACTGGTGTAGAGATGTTCCGTAAGCTTCTTGACTATGCAGAAGCTGGCGACAACATCGGTGCCCTTCTTCGTGGTGTAGCTCGTGAAGACATTGAGCGTGGGCAAGTACTTGCTAAGCCAGGTTCAATTACACCTCACACAAACTTTAAAGCAGAAGTTTACGTTCTTTCAAAAGAAGAGGGTGGACGTCACACGCCATTCTTCACAAACTACCGTCCACAGTTCTATTTCCGTACAACGGACGTCACTGGCGTTGTTCACCTTCCAGAAGGTGTAGAAATGGTTATGCCTGGAGACAACGTTGAAATGACAGTAGAATTGATTTCACCAATCGCGATCGAGGACGGTACTCGCTTCTCTATCCGTGAGGGTGGACGTACTGTTGGATCTGGTGTTGTATCTACAATCATCAAATAA